From the genome of Mycoplasma crocodyli MP145:
GAAAAAGCAAATCCTATTTTAGAAGAACTTAAAGAACAAAAAAAACAAATTGATATTTATGATAACCTAACAAAAAATGAAAAAAAACTAGTTGATTCAGTTATATTAGCTATATATGATGGAACAATATTCGATATGCTTTTAGATGGCTTAGAAAAAACTATAACTACTTATAATGGTAGCAATTTTTTAGATATATACAATAAATCCTTAGATGATGTAGCTATAAAATTGGGTGCAAAATCATTTCATGAACTCGTTACTGTTGCCGTTTCTCTCATTGATAATGTTGTTGATTCTGAAATCGAAAATAACAATAATGGTATAAAAACAAAAGATATTGATGACTTGTTTGATGGTTTTTCAGATGGGACTAATTTTAAAGAATTAGAAGATGTTCTTAAAAATTTGAAGGTTGAAGAATTAACTGAGATTTCAAAAACGATAAAACCTATATTTGATACACTGAAAACAGTAATTAGAGCACAAGTTGAAACTATAAAAGAAGAAGCAAAAAAGAAAGGTTTAAGCAAAACCTTTAATGAAACAGTAAAAAACAAATTGAATGTACTTGAAAAAGAATTAAATAAAGTAAAATAATTTGTTAAAGTGTTGGTTAAACCAACATTTTTTCATGAAAATCATTTTCTTTATTTTGCTTATTTATAGTATTTTTAGTATAATCATAATGTTATAAAAAATAATAAAGGAAAAAAATGAAATTAAATAAATTTATTTTATCAGGCGCTGTTTTAGTCTCTGGTGTAGCTGCTATAGCAGTGTCAGTATCTTGTGCTAGTTCAAGAGAAAAAAAGATTGATAAACTAATAGCTCGTGCCGAAAAACTTGGCCAACCAGGAGTATTAATAGTTTCTTCTTTAAAGAAAGAAAAAGATGGATTAAAAGAGTATGACAAAGCTACTTCTGAAGAAAAGAAGGAACTTAATGCTGCAACCAAATTATTAACAGGCAAGACATTACTAGAACATCTAGATGATGAATTGGCTAGAATGGAAAAGGAAATTGCTGAGCTGGAAAAAGCTAAGTAAAAAATAAGCAGTTTACTTATTTTTAGTATTATTAATAAGTAAAGGAATATATGAATTTAAAGAAAAAAATATTATTAGGTTCAATATCGTCTGCATCAATAGCTACTGTTGCTTTAACGGCTTCTTGTAGTCTTACTATTGGCGGAAGAATTGAAGACCTAGGAAAAAGAATGGATAAATTAACCGGAATTAAAGCACTTGCAATTCCTGGTCTGAAAATCACATTAAGTGCAATTAAATTGCAATATGAAGCTTATGACAAGTCTTCTAAAGAAGAAAAAGAAACTTTAGATAAAACTTCTAAAGGTTTAACTGGTAAATCAGTCTTAGATAACATCACATTACAACTAGATGGTCTTGAAAAATCTTTAAAAGAAATTGAGGCAGGCAAATAAATGAGTAGAAGATCTGTAAAAGTAGAAGGACAAACTTCATACGTTTCGAGAAATACATTTGATTTGATAATTTATAACTTAGCTATATTGATATTCTTAATATTAGCATTAGTTATGAGATACATATTTACTGGATATTTCTTAGATTCAACAGTTGGATTATGAACAACAATGATTTTGTGAGGATTTGTTGTTACATTATTTTTGATCAAATCATGAGGAAGTAGAGCACTTAAATTATTCAATTGAATATATTTATCGCTGTTTGGATTAGCACTATTATGAATGATTATTTTTACAATAATCATAAGTGCAAAATCAAGCGTAGACATAAGAGCGTTATATATATCGTATTTTGCTTTAATGCTAACTTTTTATGTATTATCAACAACATTATTGGTTATCCTACTTGTTAGAATAAAAAAATAAACAAAAAAGACCAACTGGTCTTTTTTTAATTAAAATTGTTGTGGTCTAAGAAGCTTTTAAATTATATTTTTTTATAACCCAAAAATTAATTTTAATAAATTTTAAGGTAAAAAATGAAAGTATTACTCAAAACATAACAAAGATACAAGAGTTTAAATAAAGATCAAACAATTGAGCATATTTTATCTCAAACTCCGGCAAAAAGAATGCTTAGATATCTTCAAAGAAACCTAGTGATTTAAATAATTTAGGAAATTTATCTTTGTAATCTTAAAAAAACAACACAACTTTGCATGTTGCTTTTTTAAAAAATATCATTTAGTATTTGTTAGAATATTATTGACGGAGGATGAATGGATATATCAGCAAGAAGAGCAAGAAATGCCGCTCTTATAAATATTTTACTAGAAATATTTTTCATGTTTTTTGGGTTGACAACCTTTCTAATAGCAAAGTTTGTTGAGAATAAAAAAGTAGGTGAAATATTTAATTATGTTTCACTTGGATTATTTGTTTTATGAATAGTTTTCTTTATTATTCTTTTAACAAGAACCAGAGATTTTAAATTTCTTTTTTGACAAAGAGTAACCTATATTTTAGGTTTCGTACTATTGATATCTTTTTCGGTTTTGGTTGTTATTTTTTACAAAAAAATACCGGAAAATGTTTTAGAGTGAATCCCTTTAATTGGTTTAATAGTTTCTTGATTATTTTATCTTATTACAATATCTGTATTGATTGTTATGAGAACCAAAATCAAAAAAACGTTTTCTCAAACAGTCTAAGACAAAGTCCATTATGGACTTTTATTTTTTTAAATCTATGTATATTTGTATAGCAATAGTTGTTTAATGCAACTTTAAAAAAAGTATAAAGAAAAAACACAAGTAGTTTTTGAACTTATGTTTTTAAAATTATCACTGTTTGCTTTTTTTATTTAAAAGTTGTAAGAAAAAAGATATTTCAAAATTAAAACAAAGTGCAATATGTAGATAATAATTTTTTATGTTTAATACAAAAAAGTTTTTTGCTTTTTACAAAATAAAACACTGTTTTGATTTTAATTTATAATTTTTGCTAAGTATAATTGTTTTTTCCCTTTATGGATTATTGCAAATTTATTTGAAAACAGTTTTGAATGGACAAGCGTTTGATCATTGACTGGTTCTTGATTTAATTTTAAAGAGTTTGTTGTTATGAATTCTCTTGCTTCTCTTTTTGAAGAAACAACTTTAATTCTAATTAATTCATCAACAAGATTTTGACCTTTTTTAATTTCAATAAGTTCTACACCGTCCTTCATTATTTCAATATCATCTATTGTTAATGTATTAACATCAAGATTTTTATCGAATAGAATACTTGTTAATTTTTTTGCTTTTTCAGCATCGTTTTTTGAGTGAACATCAGAAACCACAGTAAAAGCTAATACCTCTTGTGCATAGTGTAATTTAGCATTTTCATTATGCTTATTAATTATTTTATTAATTTCATTTATATCGATTAATGTTAATCATTTCAATAATTTTTCAACCTCAGAATCAGGTTGATTTAAAAGGAATTGATATAAGTTATAAGGTGAATTCATTTCTTTGTCTAATCACAAACTTCCTCCACCTGTTGATTTACCAAATTTGTTTCCTGAACTATCTGTAAGTAAGTTTAAGGCTACTGCAACAGCCTTGTTTTCACTTTTTAATTTATTTATTATTTCAAGTCCTGCTGTTAAGTTTCCTCATTGGTCCGAACCACCACATTGAACTTCAACTTGCTCATCAACATTTAATTTGTAAAAGTCATAACCTTGAATAAGTTGATAAGAAAACTCAGTAAAACTAAGACCTCTTTCAATCCTTGAAGCTACTGAATCCTTGGCCAACATATAAGAAACATTAAGCAATTTACCAACATTTCTAAGAAAATCAAGCACTGACATGTTTTTATAAAAATCATAATTATCAACTACTTGAAGTCCAAACTTCTCGAGTTGTCTTCTTATTTTTGTTTTATTTTCAAGCACTGTTTTTTCATCTAATAAACTTCTTTCAGAATCTTTAAATGAAGGATCACCAATCATTCCGGTTGCTCCACCTATTAAAGCATAAGGTTTAAAACCGTATTTTTTAAATCTTAATAAATTTAAAATAACTATATAGTTTCCTAAATGCAAAGACTTTGCTGTTGGATCAAATCCAGAATAAACTCTTGGTTCACCCTTTAACGATAAAAACTTTTCTTCATTTGAAATATTATTTAAAATACCTCTTGCTTTTAAATCATCTAATATATTCATCTTAACTCCTATAGTTCAAATTCTAAACCGATTTGATTTTCTTTACCAAAAATCAAACCTTCTTTTTTAATTCCAAGTGTCTCATACCCACTTAACATTCCAAAACTTTTAACACCAATTAAAACACCTTCATCAACAACCATTCCTGTAAAAACTTTTGAACCAGGCAAGGCACAAACAAGAACCTTTCCTTCTGTTGAATCTAAAGTATTTGTTACTAATTGAATAACTTCATTTGTATGTACATTTATTAATAAATCCAAAACAAAAAGTTTTTCGCTTTTTGGGTGTATAGTTCTTTTTAATACTTTTGCATATATAAACTTAGTTTTGTTTTGAAATTTAAATTTGGAATTTTTTGATAATAATATACCCATTATTTTTTGAAAATCTTCTTGATTAACAGAACTAAAATTATTTTTAAAATTAACATTTAACTTGTTTGTATTAAATAAATTTATTGAATGAACTTGAAAATTATTGTCACAAAAAACCACAAAATTTTCATATTTAAGCTCTTGCTCTATCTTTATTTTTTCGTCGACCGACACAATAGTTGTATTGTCGAAATTATTTATTAATGTATGTTGGATAATCATAGTTATATTATATATAACAGAATAAAAAAATAAAACAAAATCATATCAATAAAATTACTTAATATGAATATTATATTGAATAATTTTATTGATATTAAAAGAATTTTCATTTTGAACATAATTTTTAATTTTTAACAAATCTTAATTTTTGTCTATTATAATAATACTATGAAAAAATTAGCAATAGTAGTAGATTCGTCTTGTGGTTTAACAAAGGATGAAGTAGAAAAATTAGGATGATATTTTATTCCTATTCACATAGAAATAGATAACAAGTTATATGATGATGGAATCAATATTAACTCAAATAACCTGTTTGATATTTTTGGACCTAACTCTGATAAAGCTAAAACTAGTTCAACTAAATTAGGTATTGTAATTGACTTAATTGAAAAGTTACAAAAAGAATATGAAAATATTTTGATTTATCCTATTAGTATGCACTTATCAGGTCAATTTCAAGCACTTAAAGTTCTTGAAAAAGATTATTCTAATTTACATATTGTTAAATCTCTTAATATATCTCAGTTGATAGTACTAGAACTTCTTGAATTTGAAAAGAAACTTAATGAAGGCGGTAATTTACAGGAATTATTATTAAGTCTTGATCAACCAAAAAAACAAAGCATTTCATTAATGCCTAAATATAATGACTTTTTAGTTAAAGGTGGTAGACTTTCGCCAGGTGCAGCAACATTAGCCAAACTCTTTAAAATCATTCCAATCATAAAATTTGAAGAAGGTAAATTACTTAAAGAAGGTAAAGGAAGGGTTTTCATGAAAACGGTCCTTAACATTCTAAAAGAAAAACATGATGCTTTAGTAAAAAATAAGCATGTTAAAGAGTTTGAGTTAATTCTTCTTCATTCAAATAATAGTGAAATTGATTTTATAGAAGAAGAGGCAACAAAAATTTATAATCAAAAACCAAAAATTTTAAAAATTCCAAGCACTGTTTCCATACACACAGGTCCAGAGGCAATTGTGATAATCACATTACCTTATAAATCAAATGTTTTGGATAAACTTTATTAATGAAACAAATTATTAATGTTGAAAATTTCAACATTTTTTAATTATTTTTTTATATATTTCATTAATACAATAAAAATATAATATCTTTATATTTGTATATAATTTTAATATAAGAAAATATATTAGAAAGGGTTACAATGTCATCTAACACTTCACAAGTAAGTAGAAACTCCAGTGAGGAGTGTTCTAACCAAATAACGATATGAATGAGAATTAAAAAATCAGCTTTTATTGCAATGATTTTTACAATCATATTTTTATTAATAGCTGTTGCTGCAGTAAGTTTTTATGTATTTGTTTATATTAAAAAAAATACTATTAATGTCGAAACAATAGGATTGGTATTTTTGAATACAGCAATTACCAAAGTTCCTTATTATGATCAAATATTAACATATGCTGTACCTCTTGTGGTTATAGTTTTCTTGTTAATGATGTTTTCAATACACAAAAAAGTAAGTTTTCTAAATATTTTGTTATTGATTATAGGACTTGTTTTGGTTTTGGCTTCATGTTCAATTGAAGCGCTTATGAACATATCCAAAATTAAAGGTATAGCTATTTTAAATACTATATGAACAAAATATAATTGATTTTTATCAAGCACAGGAGTTGTTGTAATAACAATTTTAATATACCTTATTACTGTCTTAAAGTTTATAAAAGCAAAGAAAGAATTAAGTGCTTGAAGGATGGCGCTTCATGAAGTTGTTGCCTATGAAAAAGCCGAAAAAGAAAAAATTAATAATTTCCTTAAATATCAAGCACAAACTCAAACCATAAATCAAGATGTATATAACCAAATGGCAGCCAATCAAGAGGCTTATAATAAATCTGTGGCTGCAGCTCAAGAAAATGAGTTAGAAAAACTAAGACGTAAAAAAAGAGAACTTGAACTTGAAAAAGAAAGAAAAGACATAGAAACTTTAACTAAAGAAATCAATTTTAAACAAACTATTGTTGAAACAAAAACTGAAACGTCAAAAGCGGCAACCAACAATACTACAAATGATAAATGGAACTTATAACTACTTATTTAAAAAGACAAGTGAAACTTGTCTTTTTAAATAAAAAAATGAATTTTATTATTTAACAACTTTTGCATTATAATATTTTTACTATGGCAGCAGATAATAACACATATACAGCAAAAAATATAACTCAATTAAAAGGTCTAGAAGCAGTTAGAAAAAGACCAGGAATGTACATTGGTTCAACTGATGTAAATGGTCTTCATCACCTTGTTTGAGAAATAGTTGATAACTCAATAGATGAGTCGTTAGCGGGTTATGCTAACAAAATAATATTAACTTTGAAGGAAGATGGTTCAGTAATTATTGAAGATAATGGTCGTGGAATCCCAGTCGGTAAAGTGGATGCAACTAGAAGTGCAGTGGAGTTAGTTTTCACCGAATTGCATGCTGGTGGAAAGTTTAATGAAGGAGCTTATAAAACAAGTGGTGGGCTTCATGGTGTTGGTTCATCAGTTGTTAATGCACTTTCTACAAAATTAATGGTTACAGTTTATCGTGATGGTTTTGAATATCTAACCGAGTTTAAACAAGATAAAATAATTCAAAAAACACATAAAGTTGGGCCAACAAGAAAAGTTGGAACGATAGTTCAGTTTTGACCAGACTATGATTTTTTCAAACAAGCAAAATTAAATTATGAAGTTATCAGTGAAAGACTTAAAGAAAGCTCGTTTTTAATATCGGGTCTTGAGATAAAAATAATTGATGAAAAAACAAAGAGTGAAGAGATCTTTAAGCATGTTGATGGAATTGCTGCATTTTTAGGATTTTTAAATGATAGTAAAAATGCAATAACACAACCAATAACCTTTTCAGATGTTAAAAAAGAAATTGAAGTAGACTTTGGATTTCAATACACAGACTCATATAATGAGTTAATTGTTAGTTTCGTTAATAATGTTAAAACTAGAGATGGTGGTACTCATGAAACTGGACTTAAAACAGCATTAACAAAAGTATTTAATGATTTTGGTACTGATGAAGGTGTTTTAAAAAATAGAAATGTTTTTGATCCAAGTGATATAAGAGAAGGATTAACTGTTATTCTTTCTCTTAAAGTTCCTGAAAAACACCTTGAATTTGTCGGTCAAACAAAAGATAAGCTAGGGACACCAGAGGCCAAAAATATAGTAGAGGAATTAGTAACAAAACATCTTAAATTATGAATAGCTGAAAATAAACAATTAGCAAAAAAAGTTCTTGAAAAAATAAAGAGAGCTTACGAAATTAGAAACGAAGAAAAAAAGCAAAGACAAGAGTTAAGAAAAACAAAATCTATATTAAAAGACAAGCCTATTTTATCTGATAAATTAACACCTGCACAAAGCAAAAAACCAGAAGAAAAAGAATTGTTTTTAGTAGAGGGTGATTCGGCTGGTGGTAGTGCTAAGAGTGGAAGAGATAGAAGATATCAAGCTATTTTACCACTAAGAGGAAAAGTAATTAATGTTGAAAAATCTAAACTTATTGATATTCTTAAAAATACAGAAATAGGAACAATAATTAACTCGATCGGAGCCGGCTACGGTAAAGAATTTGACTTAACCAAAGCACAATACGGAAAAATTATAATAATGACCGATGCTGATACTGATGGTGCTCATATTCAAATATTATTACTAACTTTCCTATATAGATATATGAAACCACTCATAGAAGATGGAAGAGTTTTTATTGCACTTCCACCTCTTTATAAAGCGCTTAATAAATCTAAAAATGTTTCAAAATATGCTTGAGATGAACTTGAATTAAAAGCCATCATTTCTAAGGCGGGAAGTTGAGAAATTCAACGTTACAAAGGACTTGGTGAAATGAACGCTGACCAACTTTGAGAAACAACAATGAACCCAGAAACGAGAAGTATTGTTAAAGTAACAATTGATGATATTACACTTTCTGAAAGAAGAGTAAGTACATTAATGGGTAACAACGCCTCACTAAGAAAAAACTGAATTGATAGACATGTTGATTTTTCAAACGAAGACGAATTTGAAATGATTAATAAATAATAAAAACTTAATAAAAAAATATTGGAACATTCCAATGTTTTTTTATTATTTTCAGAATCAAATTGTTGTTTCAAAATCTGATTGATCAAATCCGTAAAGTTGCATACTTACTTTTAATTTAATAGAAACTTTTATATTTTCGGTTCCGTTATCTTGTTTTGCTTTTTCTTTAGAAATTTCTAATACTTCAAAAAACGGAGCATTTTCTTCCGATAAAGAAATATCGCGGTTATCTGTCGTTATATCTCCATTTACTTTGTTATACCAAACTTTAAATAGATTTTGGGGTTTATATCCACCATTATAATTTTCTAATTTTCCAACTTTTGTGTTGTCGTCATATCAAGCTTTAAATCCTTGAATGTTTGAAAATCTTTTAGCTAATTCATCTCTTGTTCCATAGTGTATATGGAACTTATCTTTTATACCGTCATGATCGTTGCTAAATTCAACTGAAACTTTTTTAAAATTAGGAATTGTTATTGTTTTAACTTCTGATGTTTCTGGTTCGCTATAAGGAGATTCTGAATCTTTTAGGTGGTATTGAACTGATAACTCACCTTTTTTATCATCAGCCGTCACTGCAACTATTACAGGACTATAAACTTTATTAGAATTAACTGTTGGAATTGTTATTAACCCATTATTAACAAATCTTGATGACAATGTATTTCTACCTGAGTCGTGTTTATGAGTTCAATATAAATGTGAAGCAGTTACATTATTGTGTACATCGGCATCATTAACCTTTATCCCGCTTGCAACTGAATTTATTTCATTTTCGGTTGTGAGAGTAATGGTTTTAACATTTACACTTTCAACAGGACTTCCTTCACCTTCTTTACTTTTTAAAGTATAGAAAGGAGGTTTAACAACTTTGTAACCAATTGATATTGTATTGTTTGCTTCTTTTTTTGATGTTATAAATTTTACAGTGTATCTTTCAAGTGTTTTTTCTGATGCTATAGCATTCCCATTTACACTAAAAACTATGTTTGCATATTTTCTTAAATCTTCCAATTTTGTATTAGTGTCTATCTTAAATGATTCCGGTAATTTATTAAGTGTTTCTTTATTGTATAAATATACATCAAAAACAGAAGGCATCTTATTTGCTTTAAGCGAATAAGTTTTTCTTGTGGTTTGAACGTTATCTCTCATAAAAACTAATTCAAGACTAATTTCACCTTTGTCATCATTAAAATCTAATAAGTTTGTTGTATATGTCACATCCTTACTCAAATTATTAACAACAAAATATTTTGGATCTAATTTTGTCATTCCATCTGTAGTCATTTGACTTGGCAATAAATCTAAAGAGTTTAATATAACTTCAACTTTATTAACATCAAACACTTCAGTAACTTTAGGTGTAACCTTTGCAGGAGACAACACTGTTCAAGGCATACTTTCTTTTGGTTTAACAACAGGATCAACTGGTTTTACTGGTGGAGTAACTGGTTGACTTGGTGTAGGTGTTTCAGGTGTTTCAGGTGTTTCGGTTTTATTAACCTCATTTTTATCTTTTTCATTCTGGTTATTACATGAAATTGCAATAATAGAAAATGGGATAACTGACAAAGCAGTTAATCCTGCTAATAAAATTTTCTTTTTCATAATGTTCCTTTACGTTATAAGTTAATTTTGGTCTTTTCAAAGAAAAGAAATGGTGCCGACAACAGGACTTGAACCTGCGACCCCATCCTTACCATGGATGTGCTCTACCAGCTGAGCTATGACGGCGTATTTTTATTATACAATATTATTTAAAAAAATAGGTTATTATGTTTCCTAAAATGATTGAAAAAGTATAATGAATTGCCTTATATTTTCATTAATAGTATTTGGAATATGAAAATATAAGGCAATTAAAATAATTAATATAATTCAAACGTCTTAAATAAGCAAAAATAGTACACTAAGTAATTTTGATTTAGATATTAATAAAATAAAAAACAGTTGGACTTTAAAACCAACTATTTTTAAATTATTTGTTTTCTGCTTTGTTAAATTCATCAACCATTTTTTTGGCTTGCGAAAGTTCAAGACTGAAAAAACTTGTAACTCCTCTTTTTTGCATTGTTGCTCCAAAAAGGTTATCCATTCTTGACATTGAACCGTGACGGTGAGTAATAACAACAAATTGTGTTTTTTCTTTAAGTGCTTGTAAGTATTCTGCAAAACGAACAACATTTGCTTCATCAAGTGCGGCTTCAACTTCATCAAGAATACAAAGTGGAAGAGGTCTCGCTTTTAAAATACCAAATAGAAGTGAAATAGCAATAAGTGATTTTTCACCACCTGAGAAAAGTTTAAGGTTTTTTATACTTTTACCAGGAGGTTGAGCTTCAATAGAAATTCCGCTTTCAAGAATATTTTTAGGGTCAACAAAAGCAATTTTTGCATTTCCACCACCAAACATAGTTCTGAAAACATTATCAAATTCAATATTAACATCTTCAACTATGTTTGTAAGTTTAGTGGTAATAATTTTATCCATTTCAGCAATTGCACTTGTAATAGTTTCTTTTGCTTGATATAATTCTTCTTGGTTAGAAGAAAGCATGTTAAATCTCTCTTCTTTTTCTTTAAGTTCTTCAATACTTTCAAGATTAATGTGTCCAAGTGCAGAAATTTCATCTCTTGTTGTTTCTACAAATTCTCTAGCTTCATCAATTGAAATACTTAGTTTGTATTCTTTAATTGCATTTTCAACAGTAATTTTATAGTGACTTATTAATCTTTCTCTGCTTTGTTCAAAGTAAATTTTTGCACGCTCTTGCATAGCAATTTTCTTTGAAAATGAGCTATTTAAATCTCTAAGATTTTTTTCCAGATCGTTTTTAGAAATTGATAAGCTATTAATTTCAGCATTTAAGTTATCAAAAATTTCGTTTTTCGCTCTTAAATCAGCTGATGTTGCACGAAGTTGCGATTCAAGAATTTCAATGTTTTCAACATTTTTTCCTGATTCATTATCAAATTTTAATTCTTCTTTTGAGAGACTTGCAAATTTACTTTGTAATTCAGCAAATTTATTTTGAGTATTAACTCTTTTTTCTATTAAAGCAGAAAGTTCTTTTTGAATTTCTGAATTATATTGGTATATGTTTGATCTTTTTGATCTAAAATCAAGAATTTTATCTTCTTGTGCTTTAATTAATGAATTAAGTCCAGGAATAAGTTCTTTAATTTCTCTAATTTGGTCATCGCTTCCAATTAGGTTTTGACTTCTTTCCTTAGAACCCCCAACAATAATTCCACCAACTCTAACAACATCACCATCTTTGGTAACTACCATATATTTTTTATCAAGGATATTAGCAACCTTATTAGCTGTTTCAATATCTTCAACTACAATAATATTTCCTAAAAGGAATTTATTAAGAATTTCAAATTTCGGTTCAATATCAACTAATTCACTAGCAATTCCAATATACCCAGGTTGAGTTTGGATAACAAGCATATGATCATCTCTTATTGATTTTGCTTGGATTGACTTAAGAGGAATAAATGTTGCACGACCTGAATTATTTGATTTAAGGAAGTTAACTGCTTTTACAGCAACTTCTGAATCTTCAACAACAATGTGTTGTGTAGCGTTTGATAAAACCGTTTCAATAGCTGTCACATATTCAGGATTAACTTTTATCAAATCAGCAACAATTCCATGGTATCCTTTAAATAAACTCTTGTTTTCAACAATAGTTTTTGTTCCTTTAAAAAGATTGGTTTTATTTTCTTTTTGATCTTCTAAAATTTGAAGTTTAGTTTCAAGTTTAACTTTCTTTGTTTTTTTATCATTAATTTGAATTGTTAATTCGTTAATATTTTCATTTAATTCATTAACTTCTTTGGAGTAATGATTTGATTTATTTTTTAAAATTTCTTCTTCATCTTTAAAGTAAGAAATTTTATGT
Proteins encoded in this window:
- the tyrS gene encoding tyrosine--tRNA ligase — its product is MNILDDLKARGILNNISNEEKFLSLKGEPRVYSGFDPTAKSLHLGNYIVILNLLRFKKYGFKPYALIGGATGMIGDPSFKDSERSLLDEKTVLENKTKIRRQLEKFGLQVVDNYDFYKNMSVLDFLRNVGKLLNVSYMLAKDSVASRIERGLSFTEFSYQLIQGYDFYKLNVDEQVEVQCGGSDQWGNLTAGLEIINKLKSENKAVAVALNLLTDSSGNKFGKSTGGGSLWLDKEMNSPYNLYQFLLNQPDSEVEKLLKWLTLIDINEINKIINKHNENAKLHYAQEVLAFTVVSDVHSKNDAEKAKKLTSILFDKNLDVNTLTIDDIEIMKDGVELIEIKKGQNLVDELIRIKVVSSKREAREFITTNSLKLNQEPVNDQTLVHSKLFSNKFAIIHKGKKQLYLAKIIN
- the tapR gene encoding TyrS-associated PheT N-terminal domain-related protein TapR — its product is MIIQHTLINNFDNTTIVSVDEKIKIEQELKYENFVVFCDNNFQVHSINLFNTNKLNVNFKNNFSSVNQEDFQKIMGILLSKNSKFKFQNKTKFIYAKVLKRTIHPKSEKLFVLDLLINVHTNEVIQLVTNTLDSTEGKVLVCALPGSKVFTGMVVDEGVLIGVKSFGMLSGYETLGIKKEGLIFGKENQIGLEFEL
- a CDS encoding DegV family protein, giving the protein MKKLAIVVDSSCGLTKDEVEKLGWYFIPIHIEIDNKLYDDGININSNNLFDIFGPNSDKAKTSSTKLGIVIDLIEKLQKEYENILIYPISMHLSGQFQALKVLEKDYSNLHIVKSLNISQLIVLELLEFEKKLNEGGNLQELLLSLDQPKKQSISLMPKYNDFLVKGGRLSPGAATLAKLFKIIPIIKFEEGKLLKEGKGRVFMKTVLNILKEKHDALVKNKHVKEFELILLHSNNSEIDFIEEEATKIYNQKPKILKIPSTVSIHTGPEAIVIITLPYKSNVLDKLY
- a CDS encoding DNA gyrase/topoisomerase IV subunit B, with the protein product MAADNNTYTAKNITQLKGLEAVRKRPGMYIGSTDVNGLHHLVWEIVDNSIDESLAGYANKIILTLKEDGSVIIEDNGRGIPVGKVDATRSAVELVFTELHAGGKFNEGAYKTSGGLHGVGSSVVNALSTKLMVTVYRDGFEYLTEFKQDKIIQKTHKVGPTRKVGTIVQFWPDYDFFKQAKLNYEVISERLKESSFLISGLEIKIIDEKTKSEEIFKHVDGIAAFLGFLNDSKNAITQPITFSDVKKEIEVDFGFQYTDSYNELIVSFVNNVKTRDGGTHETGLKTALTKVFNDFGTDEGVLKNRNVFDPSDIREGLTVILSLKVPEKHLEFVGQTKDKLGTPEAKNIVEELVTKHLKLWIAENKQLAKKVLEKIKRAYEIRNEEKKQRQELRKTKSILKDKPILSDKLTPAQSKKPEEKELFLVEGDSAGGSAKSGRDRRYQAILPLRGKVINVEKSKLIDILKNTEIGTIINSIGAGYGKEFDLTKAQYGKIIIMTDADTDGAHIQILLLTFLYRYMKPLIEDGRVFIALPPLYKALNKSKNVSKYAWDELELKAIISKAGSWEIQRYKGLGEMNADQLWETTMNPETRSIVKVTIDDITLSERRVSTLMGNNASLRKNWIDRHVDFSNEDEFEMINK
- a CDS encoding lipoprotein 17-related variable surface protein — protein: MKKKILLAGLTALSVIPFSIIAISCNNQNEKDKNEVNKTETPETPETPTPSQPVTPPVKPVDPVVKPKESMPWTVLSPAKVTPKVTEVFDVNKVEVILNSLDLLPSQMTTDGMTKLDPKYFVVNNLSKDVTYTTNLLDFNDDKGEISLELVFMRDNVQTTRKTYSLKANKMPSVFDVYLYNKETLNKLPESFKIDTNTKLEDLRKYANIVFSVNGNAIASEKTLERYTVKFITSKKEANNTISIGYKVVKPPFYTLKSKEGEGSPVESVNVKTITLTTENEINSVASGIKVNDADVHNNVTASHLYWTHKHDSGRNTLSSRFVNNGLITIPTVNSNKVYSPVIVAVTADDKKGELSVQYHLKDSESPYSEPETSEVKTITIPNFKKVSVEFSNDHDGIKDKFHIHYGTRDELAKRFSNIQGFKAWYDDNTKVGKLENYNGGYKPQNLFKVWYNKVNGDITTDNRDISLSEENAPFFEVLEISKEKAKQDNGTENIKVSIKLKVSMQLYGFDQSDFETTIWFWK